One Scomber scombrus chromosome 23, fScoSco1.1, whole genome shotgun sequence genomic window, CTTGGCgttacacaaaatatattttttttaagaaatgacaCCTGTTCTTCCagataaagttaaataaaatgtgatgtagTTTCTTAGAGACTACTGCAGGCATTTTTCTAGTGCTAGAAACAAATATACAGATCTTGATATTCCTTCAGCTTTAGATAATAGCGTTCGGCCATTTAAGGTTAAATCCCTCATTAACCACATatggtattttctttttatttgttgagtTATTGGTTTAAAGTTTACCTCTgagcacctgttttcatttttgtcaagTACTACAGCCAGGTATGTCACAGTTTGTTTAACAGGAATCTCACTCAATTCTAGCAGATAACAGTGTTTAAGGGGAAACAGCACAGATTTACTAAGGTTCATTGTCAAACCAGAAACTTCAGAAAATTCCCTGATGCAATGAACAGCTGTGTCGAGTTCATTTTGGTTGGACAGAAAAATTGTTGTGTCATCCGCTAATTGAGCTAATTTGAATTCTCTACCTAAACCCTTATACCCTGAAAATTGCTTCTTTTAATATGTGTTGCCATGAcctgtgtgagcagcaggggtGTAGCACCAAATTCTGGGCCCCCATACATAAGCTTCCTGGAGggccccccaccccaccctagACCCACCCCACCCttacccaaacacacacactgtactctACCCTTACGTTGTTTTACTGTGGtttgtgaattgtgttgttttcagtttgagctcACAGTATTGGAGATCGCAAGGCCTATTAATGACCCCCAAAGTAGACTATAACACACCTGTTAAAATTTACTTCCTAGGTTACTTCAAAAAATTGCTAAGGctactttataataatatacaaccacacaagactcaccagtcagtcagattttactttcaaaagaaatgtaaacatccTTCTGATTTTTTcctctgaatgttttttttaattgttctttaGACCAACTGATAAAAGAGATAACAGCAGAACCTGGCGATGATGTCACTCTGTCATGTCGAGCTCCAAACAACGTCAACATAACAATAGTTGAGTGGAGCAGATCTAACCCTGAGAAACAAGTCTACTTGAAGCGAGACGGGCACGTGGTGACAGCAGACCAGGATCCATCTTATGTGAACCGGGTGCAGCTGAAGGACGATAAGATGAAGAACGGTGAACTGTCTCTGATTCTGAAGAACGTGAGCAGCAACGATGAAGGAAGGTATGAGTGTCTCTATAAAGAGAAGACAGGAGGACGCAGGAAGAGAAGTGATATAAACATCGTCATCCACCTGAATGTTAAAGGTGAGTTTATAGATGTGAgaaatgataattaaaatactGACAGATCAAAGTTAAATATGATCACATACAATAAACATCCAGAGCTCTTTCACTCAGACATGAGTTACATGAAGTTATAATGAAGCTTAAAGACTCAGGTGAGTCTGTACAGGTGAAACTTCACCTGTCTGAGAGCTGATAGCTCACAGCTGTTTTTCTGCAGgtcaaacatctggaaacagattatagtttatttatttacaggcTGCAGACAAACCTCCAGTCTGACCACAGTATCTAACAGCTGATGAAGAAGTCATTCAGAATGTGTGTTAATGGTTCTGCTGCTCAGCCCAGTTTAACCAGAGAGACTTTTCTGATCTACATCAGTGGTTTAGATCCTAAAGTTAAACTGGAGCTTTGTTTCCACACTGTGTGACTGTCAGACTGGACTCCAGCATTGGAGCCAAGCCTCCACTTCACATCCCAGCAGTGATGTTGATGagtaaaatgttgctttaactCACAGGAACCATGGTCAAAACCAGAGTCTGTCTCTCACATATTTCCATATCatctatattcatatatactatataatgtACAGCTGCCACATGTTTACATCAACAACACTAATGGATGGAACTGCCTAATGTAGTGAAACTAATCTTTTATTCATCCTTCAGATTTTTTCctctgaatgtattttttattgttctttagacCTACAGATCAAAGAGATAACAGCAGAACCTGGAAAGGATGTCACTCTGCCATGTGAAGCTCTAAACTATGTCACCATAACCCTTGTTGAGTGGATCATATCTGATGGATCTGTCTGCAAATTTGAAAATAGGCAAACGTTCCCAAAACAGCAACATCCATCTTATCTGAACCGTGTGCAGCTGAAGGACACTGAGATGAAGAATGGTGACCTGTCTCTGACTCTGAAGAACGTAAAGAGCAGCGACAAAGGAACATATGTGTGCATCTATGAAGGGAAGAATGGAGCTGATCCGATTAAACTCATGAAGATCGTCCACCTGCATGTTGAAGGTGAGCTTGTAGATGTGAGAAATGATAGTTCCACATCTGGACAGGAGTATGATCACTTTTTCACAGTTCcacatgttttgttcttcaggcttcagcacattgacttgtaaataaaataatggatacCACATTAAAGTCTCAGCTTTAATGTGACTATTTTTACATCAGTATAGAAAGAACTGTGAGGGAAATAAAACCCTTTAACACTAAAATGTGGAACTGTCCAAATACTTCTGGACTGTACCTGACAGCTGATACCTCACACCTGTTTCTGCTCTGCAGGTCCAACAGCTGGAAGCTCATGGGGTGTACAACTTGGATTAGGTCTGACAGTCGCTGTTCTGGCTCTGGCTCTTCTTGTTTATGTGATCTACAAGAAGTGTGATGACTAGATGATCCAGATGTTCTTCAGCAGCTTCGAAAGAATGAAAACGGTCTATAAACATCACTCATAACATCTCTGACACTCAGATGTGAAAACTCAACAGAAATTGAATCAACTAAAGTAAAACTAGAAATCTTTACTAGAAATCTTCTTCAGTAATTTTGGGAGGTTCAGGTGTGACTTCTTATTGAACCCCTCATTGGATTGccaccttatcgtggtggacgGTCTTCATCACAAAGATAAAAATCAtcaagacaaaatgtaaaagaaacaaaactttgaagacaattaaaactgaaactttgtaatgagattaataataaatactgatgtttaaagtcacaaagtgctttccaAAGACAAAAAGGTGAACTAAAGTAGATCCAGTAAGAAGAAGCAGTGAGGTTAATGCATGAATTagtgaaacagagaaaactaAAAGAATAAACTGAGTTCAGAGAAATCGATtataaaaaagtttgtttttaacaaagattgaaaaaaggaaacagacgagctttaaaagtaatgattgaaatataa contains:
- the LOC134006264 gene encoding putative selection and upkeep of intraepithelial T-cells protein 1 homolog, whose protein sequence is MNVAGRAVGGVAEPGKENKVKDRQADLPLQFELTVLEIARPINDPQNQLIKEITAEPGDDVTLSCRAPNNVNITIVEWSRSNPEKQVYLKRDGHVVTADQDPSYVNRVQLKDDKMKNGELSLILKNVSSNDEGRYECLYKEKTGGRRKRSDINIVIHLNVKDLQIKEITAEPGKDVTLPCEALNYVTITLVEWIISDGSVCKFENRQTFPKQQHPSYLNRVQLKDTEMKNGDLSLTLKNVKSSDKGTYVCIYEGKNGADPIKLMKIVHLHVEGPTAGSSWGVQLGLGLTVAVLALALLVYVIYKKCDD